ATTAGGATTTACACTAAATACCGTTTCATCTTCGACATCATCATCATCATCGTATAGATCTACTGAGACCATTGTCTCTCCTTCCAAACCTTCAAGTCCTTGAATATCAGGATTATTATGCAACCAAGCTTCCGTTTTATCGGCGCTAGGGGTGATGCTCATTAAAGATTTTTGTGAGAGTAATTTTTTCAGGGTGTAAAACTGTTCCAAAGAGAATACAGCACCATTAACTGTGGCAATTTCTCTGTCAGTATCATTCAAAATAGTATCAAATAAGCAGGCATTGGTAAGATTAACAGTCTCAAAATTAATGTTTCTGAGATTAGCACCAGTCAAATTTGCACCAGTTAAATTTGCACGGCTGAGGTTTGCGCCATTTAAATTTGCATAACTGAGGTTTGCACCAGTTAAATTTGCCCGACTGAGATTTGCACCAGCTAAATTTGCATAACTGAGATTTGCACCTGAAAAATTTGTCTGTTCAAAATTAGCTTTAGCTAACATCATTTGTGACAAAGATGCGCCTGAGAGATTAAGTCCAATTAAAGATTGAGGGAGAATTCGCCGGACTAAAACATGATTAGATAAAATTGCCAGTTTACCCATCAGCATCGTCAAAGCTTCTGGGTAAAATTCAGTGACATTCTCAGGATTACCGCAAGGAGAAAAAGCAACTTTTGTTGCGCGATAGCCAGCACACAATAATAAAAATATATTTATACCGACGTTGGCATTAATTTGCTCAACATTAATAGGATTATCCAGTGTGTGGAAATAATTCCAAGCTAGATGAACGATTCCTTCATTCAACCAACGACCTTGACAGTAACCATGCCAAAATAATTCTAGACGTTGTAGTAATAAATCTAGAGAAAAATCGCTTTTAGGCTGGTGTAGTAAAGTTTCAATTATCAGTTGTTTGATTTCTCTAGTCAACACACCATAACCAAGTAGTTTATATAGATGTTGAGCAACACTCTGAGGAGAATCTAGGCAAAACATCAGGGTTCCATAGGCATCTTTTTGCTGCTGAGTCAAGATTTGTAGTTGATCAGCAATAGCGTCAGCACAGAGATATTCACCTAATTTGGGGTGGGAAAATTCTACCAAAAGTTCGGAGTGGGATGTTTTGAAGTAGAAGGCTGGTAGGGTGTGAGGGTGAGAAGTTTTCGGTAAGTGAATTTGATCGCGATCGCTGTGTAAAATTTGCAGAGCGATCGCCTGCATTTGCTTTAATAAATCTTGGGGATGACTGCCTGAGAGTAAATTGGCGATCGCTTCTTGTGTACGATGAATGTGAGCCGAACCAGAACGCAATAGCATGGTTTTAATCCCGCCAATTGCTGGATAGCCTAGTAACCAACGACTCAGGCGATAATAAATTTCCCAAACTACAGTAAAAGTACTATTTGATTGAGCTAATTGCCATATTTCATCATCTATGAGTGCGTCACGATGTAAAACCCCTAGCAAATACAGCATCAAAGGTTGGCGCACCAAAGCCGAAAGTTC
This window of the Nostoc sp. HK-01 genome carries:
- a CDS encoding pentapeptide repeat-containing protein; this encodes MNLSIRQWLAERQIEIHQIRAFSLGQLAGVAYRIVQDMELKSLAPLDVCTLVEVLELPLGSVWEDIHVIARLTESLLRSLSEKKALKRNEGTWLAFQIAYLQALQQVIQQEVSLQKPWLNRAMIPTPAEILKELIGKLSLQDVQLQGLLKTLSPGKLTDTQAEQALSVVADSLLVQQMNNATVAWLIANGAEDLEAKLLTQRLTHSLSGYLLKVVAENAPQLAQLQKFFQLGSTRNISTSELGTLGTSTNSTVGDKIDLCRENYRGILLQNLSTPLFIESFALKDIYIPLKGLVSDKSNSPSVSVDLKKWVQEQLADSETIAVITSEPGYGKTSFCQIWAAEVARKLYPVWMPVIIRLRDIKYGKTLAETLNSGFILNTQVNLSDWFDQEHSRCLLLLDGLDELPASSLGTRAKAIFLQQLIEFQSEAKHKIILTSRKNTLEEIDSDILLQLQQIVIQPLEQEQLKQWFQQWAILQSLPIAQNFFTFLKQSGLFVSNSKFPELSALVRQPLMLYLLGVLHRDALIDDEIWQLAQSNSTFTVVWEIYYRLSRWLLGYPAIGGIKTMLLRSGSAHIHRTQEAIANLLSGSHPQDLLKQMQAIALQILHSDRDQIHLPKTSHPHTLPAFYFKTSHSELLVEFSHPKLGEYLCADAIADQLQILTQQQKDAYGTLMFCLDSPQSVAQHLYKLLGYGVLTREIKQLIIETLLHQPKSDFSLDLLLQRLELFWHGYCQGRWLNEGIVHLAWNYFHTLDNPINVEQINANVGINIFLLLCAGYRATKVAFSPCGNPENVTEFYPEALTMLMGKLAILSNHVLVRRILPQSLIGLNLSGASLSQMMLAKANFEQTNFSGANLSYANLAGANLSRANLTGANLSYANLNGANLSRANLTGANLTGANLRNINFETVNLTNACLFDTILNDTDREIATVNGAVFSLEQFYTLKKLLSQKSLMSITPSADKTEAWLHNNPDIQGLEGLEGETMVSVDLYDDDDDVEDETVFSVNPNDYD